A window of Phocoena phocoena chromosome 6, mPhoPho1.1, whole genome shotgun sequence contains these coding sequences:
- the PGAP4 gene encoding post-GPI attachment to proteins factor 4 has protein sequence MSTSSSPAAMLLRRLRRLSWGSTAVQLFILTVVTFGLLAPLACHRLLHSYFYLRHWHLNQMSQEFLQQSLKEGEAALHYFEELPSANGSVPIVWQATPRPWLVITIITVDRQPGFHYVLQVVSQFHRLLQQCGPQCEGHQLFLCNVERSVSHFDAKLLSKYVPVANRYEGTEDDYGDDPSTNSFEKEKQDYVYCLESSLQTYNPDYVLMVEDDAVPEEQIFPVLEHLLRARFSEPHLRDALYLKLYHPERLQHYINPEPMRILEWVGVGMLLGPLLTWIYMRFASRPGFSWPVMLFFSLYSMGLVELVGRHYFLELRRLSPSLYNVVPASQCCTPAMLFPAPAARRTLTYLSQVYCHKGFGKDMALYSLLRAKGERAYVVEPNLVKHIGLFSSLRYNFHPSLL, from the coding sequence ATGAGCACTTCAAGCTCTCCAGCTGCCATGCTCCTCCGGAGGCTGAGGCGGCTCTCCTGGGGCAGCACTGCTGTCCAGCTCTTCATCTTAACGGTGGTGACCTTTGGTCTGCTGGCCCCCCTGGCCTGTCACCGGCTTCTGCACTCTTACTTCTACCTGCGCCACTGGCATCTGAACCAAATGAGCCAAGAGTTCCTGCAGCAAAGCTTGAAAGAGGGTGAAGCTGCCCTCCACTACTTTGAGGAGCTGCCCTCTGCCAATGGCTCGGTGCCCATTGTCTGGCAGGCCACTCCCCGCCCCTGGCtggtcatcaccatcatcactgtgGACAGGCAACCTGGCTTCCACTACGTCCTGCAGGTGGTGTCCCAGTTCCACCGGCTTCTTCAACAATGCGGCCCGCAGTGTGAGGGGCACCAACTCTTCCTGTGCAACGTGGAGCGGAGTGTGAGCCATTTCGATGCCAAGCTGCTGTCCAAGTACGTCCCTGTGGCCAACCGCTATGAGGGCACTGAAGATGACTACGGCGACGACCCTTCGACCAACTCGTTTGAGAAAGAGAAGCAGGACTACGTCTATTGCCTGGAATCCTCCCTGCAGACCTACAACCCAGACTACGTCCTGATGGTGGAAGACGACGCCGTTCCAGAAGAGCAGATCTTCCCAGTCTTGGAGCACCTTCTGCGGGCTCGTTTCTCCGAGCCGCACCTCAGAGATGCCCTTTATCTAAAGCTCTATCACCCCGAGAGACTCCAGCACTACATCAACCCAGAGCCCATGAGGATCCTGGAGTGGGTCGGTGTCGGCATGTTGCTGGGGCCCTTACTAACCTGGATATACATGCGGTTTGCCAGCCGGCCGGGGTTTAGCTGGCCCGTCATGCTCTTCTTCTCCCTGTATAGCATGGGGCTGGTGGAGCTGGTGGGCCGGCACTATTTCCTGGAGCTGCGGCGGCTGAGTCCTTCCCTGTACAATGTGGTCCCTGCTTCACAGTGTTGCACCCCGGCCATGCTCTTCCCTGCCCCGGCGGCCCGGCGGACCCTCACCTACCTGTCCCAGGTGTACTGCCACAAGGGCTTCGGCAAGGACATGGCACTGTACTCACTGTTGAGGGCCAAGGGGGAGCGGGCCTATGTGGTAGAGCCCAATCTCGTGAAACACATCGGGCTCTTCTCCAGCCTTCGGTACAACTTTCACCCAAGTCTGCTCTAG